The following proteins are co-located in the Paludibaculum fermentans genome:
- a CDS encoding selenium-binding protein SBP56-related protein, translated as MSRKITFHTKVAGTLLAALLGINGSAICFADDDNHKGGREKILYIWAGDEARKAPDFLAVINFDENSSSYGKVIKTVPIPPPGNVGNEPHHCHLNANKTILGCGGLLSLLKGQNGIFFFDVSNAGDPKFLFSTKAVESSITDDFMPTEDGGFLITQMGSATGGAPGRVAEFDGKLHFVANHFGTMSLFQEWPERPPLDGFNPHGISTRPDLNLMMTSDFILPSSTLTGSAGPVLRGSVRIWNYKARKITNTIYLNSPDGGPALGTMDVKILPKDPRGIGYVAGMFDGHIYMIDPMAGTAAAAFDCATVTPHVDTDVTGGMGQILATPQSGDRLIFGLFQAGQVGMLDTTDRHNLKQVAVVTLGPVNSGPHNLVLSGDDKRLVVTDYFLNEDDGGIIHFEGDHKVHVVKVTHDTLTDDTRFQLDFNTAFSTGKARPHGIAMK; from the coding sequence ATGAGCCGGAAGATAACGTTTCACACGAAGGTGGCGGGAACTCTACTCGCCGCCTTGCTGGGCATCAACGGATCGGCGATTTGCTTCGCTGATGACGACAACCACAAAGGCGGCAGGGAAAAGATCCTTTATATCTGGGCGGGAGACGAGGCCCGCAAGGCACCGGATTTCCTGGCGGTCATCAACTTCGACGAGAACTCGAGCTCCTACGGCAAGGTGATCAAGACCGTGCCGATCCCGCCGCCCGGCAACGTGGGCAATGAACCGCATCACTGCCACCTCAACGCCAACAAGACGATACTGGGCTGCGGCGGCCTACTGAGTCTCCTCAAAGGGCAGAACGGGATCTTCTTCTTCGATGTCAGCAACGCCGGCGACCCGAAGTTCCTGTTCTCAACCAAGGCCGTGGAGTCGAGCATTACCGACGACTTCATGCCGACCGAGGATGGCGGTTTTCTCATCACGCAGATGGGCTCGGCCACCGGCGGAGCACCCGGCCGCGTAGCGGAGTTTGACGGCAAACTGCATTTCGTGGCCAACCACTTCGGCACGATGTCTTTGTTCCAGGAATGGCCTGAGCGCCCGCCTTTGGATGGCTTCAATCCACACGGCATTTCCACCCGCCCCGACCTGAACCTGATGATGACCTCCGACTTCATCCTGCCCAGCAGTACACTCACCGGCTCGGCTGGACCGGTACTCCGGGGCTCGGTTCGCATCTGGAACTACAAAGCAAGAAAGATCACCAATACGATCTATCTAAACTCCCCCGACGGAGGTCCGGCACTGGGCACCATGGACGTGAAGATATTGCCCAAAGACCCGCGCGGCATAGGTTATGTCGCCGGCATGTTCGACGGGCACATCTACATGATCGATCCGATGGCCGGCACGGCGGCCGCCGCGTTCGACTGTGCAACGGTGACTCCTCATGTCGATACGGACGTAACCGGAGGCATGGGACAGATTCTGGCCACTCCCCAGAGCGGCGACCGGCTGATCTTCGGGTTGTTCCAGGCCGGGCAGGTGGGCATGCTCGACACAACGGATCGCCACAATCTCAAACAGGTGGCCGTCGTGACCCTGGGACCGGTCAACAGTGGCCCGCACAACCTGGTGCTGAGCGGCGACGACAAACGACTGGTGGTGACCGACTACTTCCTCAATGAGGACGACGGCGGCATCATCCACTTCG
- a CDS encoding serine/threonine-protein kinase, with translation MMDASNESRLRRLDALFDQALSLPPERRQEFLSSLDEAVRESLERLLSFDGPSVLGEAIAGLAQIPLPETEPWHGQQVGPYRITREIGRGGMGTVFAAVRDGEFSQTVALKVATRAPYSHDFDERFREERQILARLEHPNIARLLDGGSTNEGLPYFAMELVSGEAIHNYCLNRALPLRERIELFLKVCDAVQYAHENLVVHRDLKPANILVDPSGQPKLLDFGIAKMMDPLLPGVTVTSLLPMTPDYSSPEQIQGRPITTRTDVYLLGLLLFELLCDSRAQTADTTSPAALERTVCERDVPVPSTAAPVSRRGALRGDLDSIVGTATRKPPEQRYASVKELAEDLRRHLDSRPISVRRNHRAYRLGRFLRRQWLPVTAAALVLLTGFAGGLSAWMQARRAERRFNQVRGIARTLMFDVENAIAELPSSVPAQKLVVESALTYLNGLAQEAGNDPQLLLELGAGYRRIGRIQGSYLAPSLGQAELANANFRLALSYLERAAQVPTSPLEVSMELAETHLSLSNAAQRSGHSLEATQHLHAALSAVQSEERRFPNHRELSRELARIYVEMCQDTGPGQPNPEFGRKAVDILEPLYRQAPSDRELQGQLANAYSAYGSTLLNARRAGEALPQYEKYVALGKAVIAGQPNSMSNRRNLMLAYAKVGDAWWGFPGISLGDRAKGLENFRLMLAQAAWMLEADPRSRSVATDYAMALMRLGSALPPQDDEAIRRLRESFLRMETLAGAEKNNQILRRSQMDVCLRLAGVYTSRKQPDSATKELRRAVEIGERATAADPKHVNLQTWLIRAYSALGRDIAARHNRAEAEGLIARCRPHSLLLGEFDKSPTGPAWRPRFQTWVADIYKLLGDAARARVEQKEAVNQWRTLAANRKLPAPLAAEMQKALAATGAAR, from the coding sequence ATGATGGATGCCTCGAACGAAAGCCGCTTGCGCCGCCTGGACGCCCTGTTCGACCAGGCCCTCAGCCTGCCGCCCGAACGTCGGCAGGAGTTCCTTTCGAGTCTGGACGAAGCAGTGAGGGAATCGCTGGAGCGCCTGCTGTCCTTCGATGGGCCCAGTGTTCTCGGCGAAGCGATCGCCGGGCTGGCTCAGATTCCTCTCCCTGAAACCGAACCCTGGCATGGCCAGCAGGTGGGTCCCTATCGGATCACCCGCGAGATCGGTCGCGGCGGCATGGGCACCGTCTTCGCAGCAGTTCGCGACGGTGAATTTTCGCAAACCGTGGCCTTGAAAGTAGCGACGCGCGCCCCCTACTCTCATGACTTCGACGAGCGGTTCCGGGAAGAGCGTCAGATCCTCGCCCGGTTGGAACACCCGAACATCGCCCGGCTGCTGGACGGTGGATCGACGAATGAAGGATTGCCCTATTTCGCAATGGAACTGGTGAGCGGAGAAGCAATCCACAACTACTGCCTCAACCGCGCCCTTCCATTGCGTGAGCGCATCGAGCTCTTCCTGAAGGTCTGCGATGCCGTACAGTACGCGCACGAAAACCTGGTCGTCCACCGCGATCTCAAACCAGCGAACATCCTTGTGGATCCCTCCGGCCAGCCCAAGTTGCTGGACTTTGGCATCGCCAAGATGATGGATCCGTTGCTACCCGGCGTCACGGTGACAAGCCTGCTTCCGATGACACCGGATTACTCGAGCCCCGAGCAGATTCAAGGGCGGCCGATCACCACGCGGACCGATGTGTACCTGCTGGGCCTGCTCCTGTTTGAGCTGCTCTGCGACTCACGAGCCCAAACAGCGGACACCACTTCGCCGGCTGCATTGGAACGGACGGTCTGCGAGAGGGATGTACCCGTCCCCAGCACGGCTGCTCCGGTGAGCCGCCGCGGCGCATTGCGCGGCGACCTGGATAGCATCGTCGGCACAGCTACGCGCAAACCGCCTGAGCAGCGGTATGCCAGCGTGAAGGAACTGGCCGAAGATCTTCGCAGGCATCTGGATAGCCGCCCCATCTCCGTGAGGCGAAATCACCGGGCCTATCGTTTGGGGCGTTTTTTGCGACGTCAATGGCTTCCCGTTACAGCGGCGGCATTGGTCCTGTTGACGGGGTTCGCCGGGGGCCTCTCCGCCTGGATGCAGGCCCGGCGGGCAGAGCGGCGATTCAACCAGGTGAGAGGCATCGCCCGCACTCTGATGTTCGACGTGGAGAACGCGATCGCAGAGCTGCCGTCGTCTGTGCCGGCACAAAAACTGGTTGTCGAGTCGGCGCTCACCTACCTGAACGGATTGGCGCAGGAGGCCGGCAACGACCCGCAGCTGCTGCTGGAGCTAGGTGCGGGCTACCGCCGCATCGGGCGCATCCAGGGCAGCTATCTCGCGCCCAGTCTCGGCCAGGCTGAGTTGGCGAATGCGAACTTCCGGCTCGCACTGTCCTATCTCGAACGTGCGGCACAAGTTCCAACGTCGCCGTTGGAGGTCTCAATGGAACTGGCGGAGACCCATCTGTCGCTCAGCAACGCGGCACAGCGGTCCGGGCACTCCCTGGAGGCGACCCAGCATCTTCATGCAGCCCTGTCTGCGGTCCAGTCAGAAGAGCGGCGCTTCCCAAATCATCGCGAGTTAAGCCGCGAGCTGGCCCGGATTTACGTCGAGATGTGCCAGGACACTGGCCCTGGGCAACCTAACCCGGAGTTCGGCCGTAAGGCAGTGGACATACTCGAGCCACTCTACCGCCAAGCTCCGTCGGACCGGGAGTTGCAGGGACAGTTGGCGAACGCTTACTCCGCCTACGGTTCGACGCTACTCAACGCGCGGCGAGCCGGCGAAGCCCTGCCCCAGTACGAAAAGTACGTCGCCCTGGGGAAGGCTGTCATTGCCGGCCAACCCAACTCGATGTCGAACCGCCGCAATCTAATGCTGGCCTACGCCAAGGTAGGCGATGCCTGGTGGGGCTTCCCGGGCATCAGCCTGGGCGATCGCGCCAAGGGTTTGGAGAACTTCCGCCTGATGCTGGCCCAGGCCGCTTGGATGCTCGAGGCCGACCCCAGATCCCGCTCCGTGGCAACCGACTATGCGATGGCCCTGATGCGCCTGGGTAGCGCCCTGCCGCCTCAGGATGACGAAGCGATCCGCCGCCTGCGCGAGTCGTTTCTCCGAATGGAGACGCTGGCCGGCGCGGAGAAGAACAATCAGATCTTGCGCCGCTCACAAATGGACGTCTGCCTGCGTCTGGCGGGTGTCTACACCTCACGCAAGCAGCCGGATTCCGCGACGAAGGAACTGCGCCGGGCGGTGGAGATTGGCGAACGCGCCACAGCGGCGGACCCGAAGCATGTGAACCTCCAGACCTGGTTGATCCGAGCCTATTCGGCTCTGGGCCGCGACATAGCGGCCCGCCACAATCGAGCCGAGGCAGAAGGCCTCATTGCACGCTGCCGGCCGCATTCCCTACTCCTCGGCGAGTTCGACAAGTCGCCTACCGGGCCCGCTTGGAGGCCCCGGTTCCAGACCTGGGTGGCAGACATCTACAAACTCCTGGGCGATGCGGCTCGCGCGCGGGTGGAGCAGAAAGAGGCCGTCAATCAGTGGCGGACTCTGGCCGCCAACCGGAAGCTTCCGGCTCCTCTTGCGGCCGAAATGCAGAAAGCCCTCGCCGCGACCGGCGCCGCTCGCTGA
- a CDS encoding ECF-type sigma factor — protein sequence METTAEQVTLLLDRWAGGDAGALAKATELLYPELHRLADSYFRRERPGHTLQPTALVHEAFLRLLRIDHLEFENRRQFLGLMAQLMRQILVDYARQANAQKRGGDARHVGIDQTDIAAPDYASRFLELNDALNQLAQISERKARILELRYFAGLSLEEVGTILEISAATVSRDQHMAEAWLNEAIHGRLQM from the coding sequence GTGGAGACAACGGCTGAACAGGTAACACTACTGCTGGACCGTTGGGCCGGCGGGGATGCGGGTGCTCTGGCGAAGGCGACCGAACTGCTTTACCCGGAATTGCATCGCCTCGCCGATTCCTATTTCCGCCGCGAGCGGCCGGGGCACACTCTCCAACCCACTGCATTGGTCCATGAGGCCTTTCTTCGCCTGCTGCGAATCGATCACCTGGAGTTCGAGAACCGCCGCCAGTTCCTGGGGCTGATGGCTCAACTCATGCGCCAGATCCTGGTCGACTATGCCCGCCAGGCCAATGCCCAGAAGCGGGGCGGGGACGCCCGGCACGTGGGCATCGATCAGACCGATATCGCGGCTCCCGACTACGCAAGCCGGTTTCTCGAACTCAACGACGCACTCAACCAACTGGCTCAGATCAGCGAGCGGAAAGCGCGAATCCTGGAACTGCGTTATTTCGCCGGGCTGAGCCTGGAGGAAGTAGGCACAATCCTTGAGATCTCCGCGGCCACTGTCAGCCGCGATCAACACATGGCCGAGGCCTGGCTGAATGAAGCAATTCACGGCAGGCTGCAAATGTAG
- a CDS encoding LysM peptidoglycan-binding domain-containing protein: protein MPTLDDFKKKYESVLELIPKNNVRLDHLHVANEKLVMTGAAPSEKIRNKVWNQIKAVDPIFADLQCEIAIDSSLPEPIRTYTVVAGDSLWRIAQNHYGNGALYPKIIAANPGKLKDDKSVIHPGDVLAVPED, encoded by the coding sequence ATGCCTACACTGGACGATTTCAAAAAGAAGTATGAGTCGGTACTCGAACTCATTCCAAAGAACAATGTCCGCCTGGACCACTTGCACGTCGCCAACGAGAAGCTCGTGATGACCGGCGCCGCACCATCAGAGAAAATTCGCAACAAAGTATGGAATCAGATCAAGGCGGTGGACCCGATCTTCGCCGATCTGCAGTGCGAGATCGCCATCGACTCGAGTCTGCCGGAGCCCATCCGGACCTATACGGTGGTGGCCGGCGACTCCCTGTGGCGCATCGCTCAGAACCACTACGGCAACGGGGCGCTGTACCCGAAGATCATTGCCGCCAACCCTGGAAAACTGAAGGACGATAAGTCGGTCATCCACCCCGGCGACGTCCTCGCCGTCCCGGAAGACTAG
- the gap gene encoding type I glyceraldehyde-3-phosphate dehydrogenase: protein MAVKVAINGFGRIGRNVLRAGINNPGIEFVATNDLTDTKTLAHMLKYDSVLGPLHADVKATEDSIVVNGKAIRVFSSKDPAAIDWSSLGAEIVIESTGRFTDAEQAKAHLKGTVKKVIISAPAKNEDITLVLGVNDDKYDASKHNIISNASCTTNCLAPFVKVLHEKFGVDRGSMTTIHSYTNDQNVLDFPHKDLRRARAAAINMIPTSTGAAKAISLVMPELKGKLDGYAMRVPTPDVSVVDLVVILNTPTTAEAINAELKAAAEGPLKGILAYTDDPVVSTDMLKNPNSSIVDGQLTKVIGGTLAKVVSWYDNEWGYSCRVVDLCVFLAAKGL, encoded by the coding sequence ATGGCTGTCAAAGTCGCGATCAATGGGTTCGGCCGCATCGGACGCAATGTCCTGCGCGCGGGTATCAACAATCCGGGCATCGAATTCGTCGCCACGAACGATCTCACCGATACCAAGACCCTGGCGCACATGCTGAAGTACGACTCGGTGCTGGGTCCCCTGCACGCCGATGTCAAGGCCACCGAGGACTCCATCGTTGTCAACGGCAAGGCTATCCGAGTGTTTTCCAGCAAGGATCCCGCCGCGATCGACTGGTCCAGCCTGGGCGCCGAAATCGTGATCGAATCCACTGGCCGCTTCACCGATGCGGAGCAGGCCAAGGCCCACCTGAAGGGCACCGTCAAGAAGGTCATCATCTCCGCGCCGGCGAAGAATGAAGACATCACCCTCGTGCTCGGCGTCAACGACGACAAGTACGATGCCTCCAAGCACAACATCATCTCCAACGCCAGCTGCACCACGAACTGCCTGGCGCCCTTCGTGAAGGTTCTGCACGAGAAGTTCGGCGTGGACCGTGGTTCGATGACCACCATCCACAGCTACACGAACGACCAGAACGTGCTCGACTTCCCGCACAAGGATCTGCGCCGCGCCCGCGCCGCTGCCATCAACATGATCCCCACCTCCACCGGCGCCGCCAAGGCCATCTCCCTGGTGATGCCCGAGTTGAAGGGTAAGCTCGACGGTTACGCCATGCGCGTGCCGACGCCCGACGTCTCCGTGGTCGACCTGGTGGTCATCCTCAACACGCCCACCACCGCCGAAGCCATCAACGCCGAGCTGAAGGCCGCCGCGGAAGGCCCGCTCAAGGGCATCCTGGCCTACACCGACGATCCGGTGGTCTCCACCGACATGCTGAAGAACCCGAACTCGTCCATCGTCGACGGCCAGCTCACGAAGGTCATCGGCGGGACTCTGGCCAAGGTTGTGTCCTGGTACGACAACGAATGGGGCTATAGCTGCCGCGTTGTCGACCTCTGCGTCTTCCTGGCCGCCAAGGGCCTCTAA
- a CDS encoding 5'-nucleotidase, lipoprotein e(P4) family, whose protein sequence is MPLSAQVMDALNSVAWTQSSVEFRGNALQAWHSARLALPKALKDKKWTAAIEQTGSFKKLPPAIIVDIDETVLDNSPGQARFLLEGNGRYSMDKWMKWTAEQKAKAIPGAAEFLRDAAAKGVTVFYVTNRGPKEEANSRANLEAEKFPLKNAALGDIGDTVLMAGEKPEWTSDKGIRRALIAKYYRIILLCGDDLNDFIPARLTVAERASKAKPYDSWWGERWIILPNSAYGSWEDTLFGFDRTLSPQTIQERKVKSLRRD, encoded by the coding sequence ATGCCGCTTTCCGCGCAGGTCATGGACGCCCTGAACAGCGTCGCCTGGACCCAATCGTCCGTCGAATTCAGGGGCAACGCCCTGCAGGCGTGGCACTCTGCCCGTCTCGCGCTGCCGAAGGCCCTGAAGGATAAGAAGTGGACCGCCGCCATCGAGCAGACTGGCAGCTTCAAAAAACTGCCGCCCGCTATCATCGTCGACATCGATGAGACTGTATTGGACAATTCGCCAGGCCAGGCGCGTTTCCTGTTGGAAGGCAATGGCCGTTACTCGATGGATAAGTGGATGAAGTGGACCGCGGAGCAGAAAGCCAAGGCGATTCCCGGCGCCGCCGAGTTCCTCCGCGATGCCGCGGCTAAAGGCGTGACTGTGTTCTACGTCACGAATCGGGGGCCGAAGGAAGAGGCGAACTCCCGGGCCAACCTGGAAGCCGAGAAGTTCCCCCTGAAGAACGCGGCCCTCGGCGATATCGGCGACACCGTGCTCATGGCCGGCGAGAAGCCGGAATGGACCTCCGACAAGGGCATACGCCGCGCGCTCATCGCAAAGTACTACCGCATCATCCTGCTCTGCGGCGACGACCTCAACGACTTCATCCCGGCGCGCCTGACCGTGGCGGAGCGGGCTTCCAAAGCGAAGCCTTACGACTCCTGGTGGGGCGAGCGTTGGATCATTCTGCCCAACTCGGCCTACGGCTCCTGGGAAGACACGCTCTTCGGCTTTGACCGGACGCTCTCTCCGCAGACCATCCAGGAGCGCAAGGTGAAGTCATTGCGCCGCGACTGA
- a CDS encoding CHASE2 domain-containing protein: MTRRITPGLAYGLLAAGAALVSLLVSWTALAAQFDNNVYDFIFRVRPTVRADAGAILLALDERTMQRHGGIGGMRRALTQALEQMVQAPPRVVAVDLTLTDPGNDAEDAALQAAFAKTQGLVLGCEMEPDAGGCSGWQDPVEGFRAHAALGHVHALAGPNDEINRRVTLERVCGRARRWALSLEALRLLKHAGVIESSPTDVTVGGLTIQSRWDAGRPLWVRYRDAASVMRVSMDDVIAGRGLERLRGKVVFVGVTAQSAVKDRLFTPLSGGLPMPGVEIHLQAFETMAAGDLLYEMGPLAPLLLALVIVALSAVIFTFLRGWVAVLSGGVLLVLAHAAPYFFFAQGLILDAFAPAAASWLGVLGCAGFQYFYVRRRLFVSEATTARYQQAFHFVAHEMRTPLTAIQGSSELMTRYNLPELKRKELGQMINSESKRLAKMITTFLDVEKLEAGQLELRRAVFALQEVVDTCYQRAMPLAERKQIRITSEVADDLVINADRELLEYAIYNLMTNAVKYSAPETDVLISALQTQAGISISVRDHGMGMDAGEVKNLFRKFYRTRKAEQSGEVGTGIGLSIVQQIVVLHGGHVEVESAPGAGSTFTVVLPATLH; the protein is encoded by the coding sequence ATGACCCGGCGCATCACACCGGGCCTTGCCTATGGTCTGCTGGCCGCTGGCGCCGCCCTGGTGTCTCTGCTGGTCTCCTGGACGGCCTTGGCCGCCCAGTTCGACAACAACGTCTACGACTTCATCTTCCGCGTAAGGCCCACTGTCCGAGCCGACGCCGGGGCCATACTGCTGGCGTTGGATGAACGCACCATGCAGCGGCATGGCGGCATCGGTGGGATGCGGCGTGCCCTCACGCAGGCCTTGGAGCAGATGGTGCAGGCTCCGCCCCGCGTGGTCGCGGTCGATCTCACGCTGACGGATCCCGGAAACGATGCGGAGGATGCGGCCCTGCAGGCTGCCTTTGCGAAGACGCAGGGCCTCGTGCTGGGCTGCGAGATGGAGCCGGATGCCGGAGGCTGCTCGGGCTGGCAGGATCCCGTGGAGGGCTTTCGGGCCCATGCCGCGCTTGGCCACGTGCACGCCTTGGCCGGCCCGAACGATGAGATCAATCGTCGCGTGACGCTGGAGCGCGTCTGCGGCCGCGCCAGGCGTTGGGCGTTGTCTCTCGAGGCGCTGAGGCTCCTCAAACACGCCGGGGTCATTGAGAGTTCCCCCACCGACGTCACTGTCGGCGGGCTCACCATCCAGTCCCGCTGGGATGCCGGCCGGCCGCTGTGGGTCCGCTACCGCGACGCGGCCTCGGTCATGCGTGTTTCCATGGACGACGTCATCGCCGGCCGCGGGTTGGAGCGCCTGCGCGGCAAGGTGGTCTTTGTTGGGGTCACCGCCCAGTCCGCCGTGAAGGACCGGCTCTTTACGCCGCTCTCGGGCGGCCTGCCGATGCCGGGCGTCGAGATCCATCTGCAGGCCTTCGAGACCATGGCCGCGGGCGATCTGTTGTACGAAATGGGTCCGTTGGCTCCGCTGCTGCTGGCGCTGGTGATTGTCGCCCTGTCGGCGGTCATCTTTACGTTTCTGCGGGGATGGGTGGCTGTTCTTTCCGGTGGAGTGTTGCTGGTGTTGGCTCACGCCGCGCCCTACTTCTTCTTTGCGCAAGGCCTGATTCTCGATGCCTTCGCGCCGGCGGCGGCCTCGTGGCTCGGCGTTCTGGGTTGTGCCGGTTTTCAGTACTTCTATGTCCGGCGGCGGCTCTTTGTCAGCGAAGCGACTACCGCCCGCTACCAGCAGGCTTTCCACTTCGTCGCGCATGAGATGCGCACACCTCTGACCGCCATCCAGGGATCCAGCGAGTTGATGACCCGCTACAACCTGCCGGAACTCAAGCGCAAGGAACTGGGCCAGATGATCAACAGCGAGTCCAAGCGTCTGGCGAAGATGATCACAACGTTCCTCGATGTGGAGAAGCTCGAGGCCGGACAACTCGAATTGCGGCGTGCGGTGTTTGCCCTGCAGGAAGTGGTCGATACCTGCTATCAGCGCGCCATGCCGCTGGCCGAGCGGAAACAGATTCGAATCACTTCGGAAGTGGCCGACGACCTTGTCATCAATGCCGACCGGGAACTGCTGGAGTACGCGATTTATAACCTGATGACGAATGCCGTGAAATACTCCGCGCCGGAAACGGACGTATTGATCTCGGCGCTCCAAACACAGGCCGGAATTTCTATTTCGGTGCGCGATCACGGCATGGGGATGGATGCAGGCGAGGTGAAGAATCTGTTCCGCAAGTTTTACCGCACCCGCAAGGCGGAGCAGTCCGGCGAGGTTGGCACCGGCATCGGCCTCTCTATCGTGCAGCAGATCGTGGTGCTGCACGGCGGCCATGTTGAAGTCGAAAGTGCTCCTGGCGCGGGCTCGACATTTACGGTTGTGCTGCCCGCCACGCTACACTGA
- a CDS encoding sigma-54-dependent transcriptional regulator, whose product MPPVLLVEDDPSVRSTISTFLELEGYAVEAVSSTREAFLRLNHASYPIVISDIYIDERTGIDILKAARLANDTCAVILMSARGSMETVMAATRGGAFDYLAKPFELDDLLSIVKRAEGAADEEGDEDIDPEEPLATEMIGSSAKLIEIYKTISRVAPTDALVLIEGETGTGKELIAHLLHANSRRSSMPFLPVDCASLAPSLVESELFGAMKGAYTGADRDRTGVFEAANGGTVFLDEIGEIDLNFQLKLLRFLQEKEIRPLGSSRPRKVDVRILAATNRNLRKMVEEGKFREDLWYRLDVVRIGVPPLRERHGDVPLLVGAFLKRYNERYALETKITESGMKALADYTWPGNIRQLQHMMERLVILSPSGRITEDAVDDAIRTSSPKEQAGESLADTEMEQIRKVLAATGGNKSRAARILGIERKTLYRKLERMGLA is encoded by the coding sequence ATGCCCCCGGTGCTGTTGGTGGAAGACGATCCCTCGGTTCGATCGACTATCTCCACATTTCTCGAATTGGAAGGCTATGCCGTGGAGGCTGTTTCCTCCACGCGTGAGGCGTTCCTGCGTCTGAACCACGCAAGTTATCCCATCGTCATCTCCGATATTTACATTGATGAACGAACAGGCATCGATATTTTAAAGGCCGCGCGGCTGGCCAACGATACCTGCGCCGTGATCCTCATGTCGGCCCGTGGCAGCATGGAAACTGTCATGGCGGCCACTCGCGGCGGCGCCTTCGACTACCTGGCGAAACCCTTCGAGCTCGACGATCTCCTCTCCATCGTGAAGCGCGCCGAGGGTGCGGCCGATGAGGAAGGGGACGAGGACATCGATCCCGAGGAGCCGCTGGCGACTGAGATGATCGGCAGTTCCGCCAAGCTCATCGAGATCTACAAGACCATCTCACGCGTGGCGCCCACGGATGCGCTGGTACTCATCGAGGGCGAGACCGGTACGGGCAAAGAGTTAATTGCGCATCTTTTACACGCTAATTCACGCCGTTCCTCCATGCCTTTCCTGCCGGTTGACTGCGCTTCCCTGGCGCCCTCTCTGGTGGAGAGTGAGCTCTTTGGAGCCATGAAAGGCGCGTATACCGGCGCCGATCGCGATCGTACGGGCGTCTTTGAAGCCGCCAACGGCGGCACCGTCTTCCTGGATGAGATCGGAGAAATTGATCTCAACTTTCAGTTGAAATTGCTCCGGTTTCTGCAGGAAAAAGAGATCCGCCCCCTCGGCTCTTCCCGGCCGCGCAAGGTGGATGTGCGCATCCTCGCCGCCACCAATCGCAATCTCCGCAAGATGGTGGAGGAAGGGAAATTCCGGGAGGACCTCTGGTACCGCCTGGATGTTGTTCGCATCGGAGTGCCTCCGCTGCGCGAACGGCATGGCGACGTGCCGCTGCTGGTAGGCGCGTTTCTCAAACGCTACAACGAGCGGTACGCACTGGAAACAAAGATTACGGAAAGCGGCATGAAGGCGCTGGCCGACTACACCTGGCCGGGCAATATCCGCCAGTTGCAGCACATGATGGAGCGCCTCGTAATTCTCTCCCCTAGTGGCCGTATCACCGAGGATGCCGTGGATGATGCCATCCGCACCTCCAGCCCCAAGGAGCAGGCGGGCGAATCACTGGCCGATACCGAGATGGAGCAGATCCGCAAGGTTCTGGCCGCCACGGGCGGAAACAAGAGCCGCGCGGCGAGGATCCTGGGCATTGAGCGGAAGACTCTTTACCGCAAACTGGAACGTATGGGGCTCGCCTGA
- a CDS encoding glucosaminidase domain-containing protein: protein MMTKALSRGLVVIAGLLAGQTAADPDPRPADMAVSKTDPRLIRVKQFFQERDCPAQVYAADFITAADQHDLDWRLLPSLSFIESGGGKVAYNNNMFGWDNCKLKFRSTREGIYRVASKLGKSRMYRKKNVDQVLKLYNPRREYTTAVKAVMSQLGPAELAQAGVF, encoded by the coding sequence TTGATGACAAAGGCATTATCGAGAGGCTTGGTGGTGATTGCGGGTCTATTGGCCGGTCAAACGGCAGCTGACCCCGACCCCCGCCCGGCAGATATGGCCGTCAGCAAAACCGACCCGCGTCTGATCCGAGTCAAGCAGTTCTTCCAGGAACGCGATTGCCCAGCCCAAGTCTATGCCGCTGATTTCATTACAGCCGCAGACCAGCACGACCTGGACTGGCGATTGCTGCCGAGTCTGTCCTTTATTGAATCGGGCGGCGGCAAAGTAGCGTACAACAACAATATGTTCGGGTGGGACAACTGCAAGCTGAAGTTCAGATCGACCCGGGAGGGGATTTACCGGGTGGCTTCGAAGCTGGGCAAATCCCGGATGTACAGGAAGAAAAATGTGGATCAGGTCTTGAAACTGTACAATCCGCGGCGGGAATACACAACAGCCGTCAAGGCCGTGATGAGCCAGTTGGGTCCGGCCGAGTTGGCCCAGGCCGGGGTCTTCTAG
- a CDS encoding BMC domain-containing protein, translating into MEALGMIETKGLIGAIEAADAMVKTANVTLTGKEYVGAAYVCVTVRGDVGAVKAATDAGAAAARRVGELIAVHVIPNPHEETEKILPVPKKNDKVG; encoded by the coding sequence ATGGAAGCCCTTGGAATGATCGAAACGAAAGGCTTGATCGGTGCGATCGAAGCCGCCGACGCGATGGTAAAGACCGCCAACGTCACACTCACCGGCAAGGAATATGTGGGCGCCGCGTATGTTTGCGTCACTGTCCGGGGTGATGTCGGCGCTGTCAAGGCAGCCACGGATGCCGGAGCCGCCGCAGCCCGCCGCGTGGGCGAACTCATTGCCGTTCACGTCATTCCGAACCCGCACGAGGAGACCGAGAAGATTCTGCCCGTCCCGAAGAAGAACGACAAGGTCGGATAA